AGCAAGGGAAGAAAAACTATTGATTATTAGCCCATTCCCCATACTTCGACTGCGCTCAGTACAAGTTCCTTATGCCCAATTCCCAATGCCCTATGCCCAAATAAATTAAGCTTGGCTATTAAGTCTTTGCTGTAAAGCGTCGCGTGCGTGTTCTCGGTCGTCAAAATGGATTTTTTCGGTGCCGAGAATTTGGTAGTCTTCGTGACCTTTACCAGCAAGCAGCACTCCATCACCTGGTTGTGCTTGTAAAATAGCAGTACGAATTGCAGTAGCCCGATCGCAAATTACCATTGGTTTTACTGTTTGGGCAATTCCCGCCAAAACGTCTTCTAAAATCCGTTCTGGGTTTTCTGTGCGAGGATTATCTGATGTCACCACTGCCACATCAGCTAATTCAGCAGCAATTCTACCCATAATTGGGCGCTTAGTGCGATCGCGATCGCCGCCACAACCAAACACGCAAATTACCTTCCCAGGTATAAATGGACGTGCAGCTTTCAGCAAGTTTTCCAAGCTATCGGGTGTGTGGGCATAATCCACAATCACGCTAATATCCTGGTCAGAATTAATCTGTACCCGTTCCATTCGTCCGGGAACTCCGGGAAACTCAGGTATTACAGATGCCACTAACTGCAAATCTAGCCCTAAGTGTAAAGCTGCTCCTACGGCTGCTAAAAGATTTTCTAAATTATATTGTCCGACTAGTGGCGATCGAAAAGCTACGTCACCTTTTGGTGTATGTAATATCCCACTGACACCATTCGGCTCGTAACTTAAATCACTCATCCATAAATCAGCGCTATTGTCGTTGACGCTATAACTCCAAACCCGTTCGGAATCTAAGGAGGCAATTAACCGCTTTCCGTAAGAGTCATCAGCATTAATTATTGCCCGTCCCTTGAGATAATCAGGGCTAAACAACAACGCTTTAGCGGCAAAGTAATCTTCCATATCGCGGTGATAGTCGAGATGGTCTTGAGTCAGATTACTAAATACCGCTACCTCAAATTGACAGCCCAGCACTCTACCTTGAGCCAAAGCGTGAGAACTTACTTCCATCACCCCGAACTCACTACCAGCATTTACAGCCTCTGCCAGTTGCTGTTGCAGTTCCACTGCAAAGGGTGTAGTGTGGGCAGCAGTTTGCTCAAAACCTGCCCAACGAGTGTAGAGAGTTCCCATCAAAGCTGTGGCGAGATTAGCTTTGATCAGAAGAAATTCAATAATATGGGTAGTTGTAGTTTTGCCATTGGTACCAGTCACGCCTACCAGCTTGAGTTTTTGCCCTGGATAACCATAAAAAGCACTAGCTATCTGGGCACAAGCTTGAGTTATGTTACTTGCACTGATGACCACAGCCTCATTTGTGGGGGGATTTTTTTGTGCAGCTTCGGGAGAAACGATCGCAGCCACAGCCCCCGATGCGATCGCACTTTGCCAAAATTCCCCACCATCAACCCGCGTTCCTGGCATCCCAATAAACAAATCTCCCACACCACAAGCATGGGAATTGGTCTTCAAACCCCTAACTTCCACATCCTCCAAAGTCGGATGACTAGCCAATTGTTCAACACTGTCTACCGCCGTTAGTAATTCCCGCAATTTCATGTTGTGAACCTCGTCACATTCTTAATCTTGCGCTTATTCTGCATTATTTTTTTCTAATTGGCTAAATACTTACGCAACATTTGCTCCAACTGTTGCACACTAGCACGAGGAGAAGGACGCGGCAATGGTTTTTCCTCTGTGTCCTCTGCGCCTCTATGGTTCGATAAATAAAGTACTGGCACTTCATACTCATACGCACTGAACCA
The Nostoc punctiforme PCC 73102 genome window above contains:
- a CDS encoding UDP-N-acetylmuramoyl-L-alanyl-D-glutamate--2,6-diaminopimelate ligase; the encoded protein is MKLRELLTAVDSVEQLASHPTLEDVEVRGLKTNSHACGVGDLFIGMPGTRVDGGEFWQSAIASGAVAAIVSPEAAQKNPPTNEAVVISASNITQACAQIASAFYGYPGQKLKLVGVTGTNGKTTTTHIIEFLLIKANLATALMGTLYTRWAGFEQTAAHTTPFAVELQQQLAEAVNAGSEFGVMEVSSHALAQGRVLGCQFEVAVFSNLTQDHLDYHRDMEDYFAAKALLFSPDYLKGRAIINADDSYGKRLIASLDSERVWSYSVNDNSADLWMSDLSYEPNGVSGILHTPKGDVAFRSPLVGQYNLENLLAAVGAALHLGLDLQLVASVIPEFPGVPGRMERVQINSDQDISVIVDYAHTPDSLENLLKAARPFIPGKVICVFGCGGDRDRTKRPIMGRIAAELADVAVVTSDNPRTENPERILEDVLAGIAQTVKPMVICDRATAIRTAILQAQPGDGVLLAGKGHEDYQILGTEKIHFDDREHARDALQQRLNSQA
- a CDS encoding glutaredoxin family protein, coding for MRLILYSKPGCHLCEGLQEKLEKIQNLSFELEIRDITTRDDWFSAYEYEVPVLYLSNHRGAEDTEEKPLPRPSPRASVQQLEQMLRKYLAN